The following coding sequences are from one Amphiprion ocellaris isolate individual 3 ecotype Okinawa chromosome 19, ASM2253959v1, whole genome shotgun sequence window:
- the gosr2 gene encoding Golgi SNAP receptor complex member 2: protein METLYHQTNKQIQEVQSLMGNLEKTDRQSVYLLENELQARIDQIFNHLERLEILASKEPPNRRQNAKLRVDQLKYDVQHLRTALQNFQHRRYAREAQDREREELMSRTFTTNDADTSIPIDETLQLNSNLHNAHRGMDDLLGSGSSILNGLRDQRSTLKGTHKKMLDVANMLGLSNTVMRLIERRATQDKFIMIGGMLLTCVFMFLVIRYLG from the exons ATGGAGACGCTTTACCACCAGACGAACAA GCAAATCCAGGAGGTGCAGTCTCTAATGGGAAACCTGGAGAAGACAGACCGTCAGTCAGTCTACT TGTTAGAGAACGAACTACAAGCTAGAATCGACCAGATCTTCAATCATTTAGAACGCCTTGAGATCCTGGCCAGCAAGGAACCACCAAACCGCCGCCAGAACGCCAAATT ACGAGTGGACCAGCTCAAGTATGATGTTCAGCACCTCCGGACTGCCCTGCAAAATTTCCAGCACCGACGCTACGCCAGAGAGGCCcaggacagagagagggaggaactCATGAGCCGTACCTTCACGACCAAT GATGCAGATACCTCCATCCCCATAGACGAGACCCTACAGTTGAACTCCAACTTGCACAACGCACACAGAGGTATGGACGACCTCCtgggcagcggcagcagcatcCTCAACGGCCTCCGAGATCAGAGATCGACACTGAAG GGGACCCATAAGAAGATGCTGGATGTGGCCAACATGTTGGGGCTGTCGAACACAGTGATGAGACTTATAGAAAGGCGAGCCACCCAGGATAAGTTCATCATGATCGGAGGCATGCTGCTGACCTGCGTCTTCATGTTCCTGGTAATCAGATACCTGGGCTGA